A stretch of Bacteroidales bacterium DNA encodes these proteins:
- a CDS encoding acetyl-CoA carboxylase biotin carboxyl carrier protein subunit, with protein sequence MKEEQKKQEEQTPLKPLNVMGDLYQTRYTRKYEKRTPWAKPDVKKVKSFIPGTVRELTVKPGDSVAANQKMLVLEAMKMMNTIYAPFAGKIKAVNIAIGDCIPKGTVMIEFE encoded by the coding sequence ATGAAAGAAGAACAAAAGAAACAGGAGGAACAAACTCCGCTGAAGCCGCTTAACGTAATGGGTGATTTATATCAGACCCGTTATACGCGGAAATATGAAAAACGTACTCCGTGGGCTAAGCCTGACGTGAAGAAAGTGAAGTCATTCATACCGGGAACCGTTCGCGAATTAACCGTGAAACCTGGTGATTCTGTTGCTGCCAACCAGAAAATGCTGGTATTGGAAGCCATGAAAATGATGAATACGATTTATGCTCCCTTTGCCGGCAAAATCAAGGCCGTAAATATCGCAATTGGCGATTGCATTCCCAAGGGAACGGTGATGATAGAATTTGAATAG
- a CDS encoding acyl-CoA carboxylase subunit beta — MALKNQIQELKKKREEVQLGGGEKAIEKQQAMGKMTARERINALLDKDSFQEYDMFVQHEARDFDMAKKVLHGDGVVIGTGTISGQPVCIFAQDFTVAGGSLGLMHSRKIVKIMDHALKMKVPLIGINDSGGARIQEGVNSLAGYGEIFFRNTLSSGVIPQISVILGPCAGGAVYSPALTDYVFVVENISKMFITGPEVIKTVLGEEISMEDLGGARVHSEITGNAHFFAETEQQCFEQIKKLLSLIPANNDRKAQKLNAQSPKSTFRIEEIVPDDASLPYDVRNVVRAITDNSDFFEIQENWAANMVIGFGRINGETCGFVCNQPLVMAGVLDVDSSDKAARFIRYCDAFNIPIITFVDLPGYLPGVDQEHAGVIRHGAKILYAYSEATVPKITVILRKAYGGGYIAMGSRHLRADFVFAWPTAEIAVMGPEGAANIIFRKEITEAPNPDEMRKVKVQEYKDKFANPYVAASRGYIDSVIEPSETRNILMHAIEVSVEKDVSLPRKKHGIPPF; from the coding sequence ATGGCACTTAAAAATCAAATTCAGGAACTCAAAAAGAAGCGTGAAGAGGTCCAGCTTGGAGGTGGCGAAAAGGCCATTGAAAAGCAGCAGGCCATGGGTAAGATGACTGCCCGTGAACGCATAAATGCCCTGCTTGATAAGGACTCCTTCCAGGAGTACGATATGTTTGTGCAGCACGAAGCCAGGGACTTTGACATGGCCAAAAAGGTACTGCACGGCGATGGCGTAGTTATTGGTACCGGAACCATTTCGGGTCAACCGGTTTGTATATTCGCACAGGATTTCACAGTTGCCGGTGGTTCTCTCGGACTTATGCATTCGCGTAAAATTGTGAAGATCATGGATCACGCCTTGAAAATGAAGGTACCTCTCATTGGAATCAATGATTCAGGTGGAGCAAGGATCCAGGAAGGTGTGAATTCACTTGCCGGTTATGGCGAGATCTTTTTCAGGAACACGCTGTCCTCGGGTGTTATTCCCCAGATATCTGTAATTCTTGGCCCTTGTGCAGGCGGTGCCGTGTATTCACCGGCTCTTACCGATTACGTTTTTGTGGTTGAAAATATCTCAAAGATGTTTATCACAGGTCCTGAGGTTATCAAAACCGTCCTGGGCGAGGAAATTTCGATGGAAGATCTCGGCGGCGCCAGGGTTCACAGCGAAATTACAGGAAACGCCCATTTCTTTGCAGAAACCGAACAGCAGTGTTTTGAACAGATCAAAAAGCTGCTTTCACTGATTCCGGCAAATAATGATCGTAAGGCACAGAAATTAAACGCCCAGTCTCCGAAATCCACATTCCGCATTGAGGAGATCGTACCCGATGACGCCTCACTTCCTTATGACGTAAGGAACGTGGTTCGTGCCATCACTGATAATTCCGATTTCTTTGAAATCCAGGAAAACTGGGCTGCCAATATGGTTATCGGTTTCGGCCGGATCAACGGTGAAACCTGCGGATTTGTATGCAACCAGCCGCTGGTTATGGCCGGCGTGCTTGACGTGGACTCTTCAGACAAGGCTGCACGCTTCATCCGCTATTGCGATGCATTCAATATTCCCATTATAACCTTTGTTGACCTGCCGGGTTATTTGCCGGGCGTCGACCAGGAGCATGCCGGCGTAATCCGCCACGGTGCCAAAATCCTGTATGCATACAGCGAAGCTACCGTTCCGAAAATTACTGTAATTCTCAGGAAAGCATATGGCGGCGGTTATATTGCCATGGGTTCAAGGCATTTGCGTGCTGATTTTGTATTTGCATGGCCGACTGCCGAAATTGCCGTAATGGGTCCCGAGGGTGCTGCCAATATTATCTTCAGAAAAGAAATCACTGAAGCACCAAATCCCGATGAAATGCGTAAGGTAAAGGTTCAGGAATACAAGGATAAATTTGCCAATCCTTATGTGGCTGCTTCAAGGGGCTATATTGATTCAGTTATTGAACCGTCGGAAACGAGAAATATTTTAATGCATGCCATTGAGGTTTCCGTTGAAAAAGATGTCAGCCTGCCCCGTAAAAAACATGGTATTCCTCCATTTTAA
- a CDS encoding LptF/LptG family permease yields the protein MKKPQLLILDRYIIKKFLGTFFFTIGLIVLIAVIFDLSEKLDDFLDKEAPLHKIIFDYYLNFIPYFAVLFSPLFTFVSVIYFTSRMAYSTEIIAILSSGVSFNRLLRPYFYSAFALMVFAFALNNFVIPHANARKLAFEDIYYHSEPRVYREKDIHKQIQPGIFIYMERFDNQENKGQMFTIEKFKDGILQSKLFADQIRWDSLKNKWSLINYYNREFEGESQKITQGRYLDTTIALDPKEFSRRDNAVEAMNLGELNHFIKDQKMQGTENIDAYLIEKHRRFSFPFSAFILTLIGVSVSSKKVKGGIGMQLGIGLLISFSYIVFMQFSSQFAIGGSLSPFIAVWIPNVVFAIVAAFLYRLAPR from the coding sequence ATGAAAAAACCTCAACTGCTGATATTAGACCGCTATATTATAAAAAAATTCCTGGGAACCTTCTTTTTCACAATCGGGCTGATCGTGTTGATTGCCGTGATATTCGACCTGTCTGAAAAACTGGATGACTTTCTTGATAAAGAAGCTCCCCTGCATAAGATCATTTTCGACTATTACCTGAATTTCATACCTTATTTTGCAGTACTGTTTTCCCCACTATTCACCTTTGTTTCTGTGATTTACTTCACCTCAAGAATGGCCTATAGTACCGAAATCATCGCCATATTAAGCAGTGGGGTCAGTTTTAACCGGTTGCTGCGTCCATATTTCTATTCCGCCTTTGCCCTGATGGTATTCGCCTTTGCCCTTAACAATTTTGTGATTCCTCATGCCAATGCCCGGAAGCTGGCTTTCGAGGACATTTACTATCACAGTGAGCCAAGGGTTTACAGGGAGAAGGATATCCATAAGCAAATCCAACCGGGCATTTTTATTTATATGGAACGGTTCGATAACCAGGAAAACAAGGGGCAGATGTTTACGATTGAAAAATTCAAGGACGGGATACTTCAGTCGAAGCTTTTTGCGGATCAAATCAGGTGGGATTCCCTCAAAAATAAGTGGAGTCTCATCAATTACTACAATCGCGAATTTGAAGGGGAATCGCAGAAGATCACCCAGGGAAGATACCTGGATACCACGATCGCCCTTGATCCCAAAGAGTTCAGTAGGCGCGACAACGCGGTTGAAGCCATGAACCTGGGTGAGTTGAACCATTTTATCAAGGATCAGAAAATGCAGGGCACTGAAAATATAGATGCCTACCTGATTGAAAAGCACAGGAGATTTTCGTTTCCGTTCTCCGCGTTTATCCTCACCCTGATAGGCGTTTCTGTTTCTTCAAAGAAGGTTAAGGGAGGAATAGGCATGCAATTAGGAATAGGACTGCTGATCAGCTTCTCGTATATTGTCTTCATGCAATTCTCCTCGCAGTTTGCCATCGGCGGGTCATTAAGCCCGTTTATCGCCGTATGGATCCCCAATGTGGTCTTCGCCATCGTAGCTGCGTTCCTATACAGGCTCGCACCGAGGTAG
- the tgt gene encoding tRNA guanosine(34) transglycosylase Tgt, protein MEFKLIQKDLASGARTGKLVTGHGEIETPVFMPVGTAGTVKAVHQRELAEDLKAQIILGNTYHLYLRPGLEILSRAGGLHKFMNWDRPILTDSGGYQVYSLSAIRKLNHDGVTFSSHIDGSRHLFTPEKTVDIQRIIGADIMMALDECTPYPCEHKDALKSLNLTHEWLARGFEHFNKTQPLYGHPQSFFPILQGSTYKDLREASAREIASYPADGYAIGGLSVGEPEQTMYEMTAVVTAILPQDKPRYLMGVGTPVNLLESISLGIDMFDCVMPTRNARNGMLFTRNGVMNMRNNKWKDDFSPIDPESTCFADQQYSRAYLRHLIISGEILGAQIATLHNLSFYLWLMEEARKQIKEGTFTPWKSEMIKKITTRL, encoded by the coding sequence ATGGAATTTAAATTAATACAGAAAGACTTAGCATCGGGAGCCCGCACAGGTAAGCTCGTTACAGGTCACGGTGAAATCGAAACCCCTGTTTTTATGCCGGTGGGAACCGCAGGAACTGTTAAAGCCGTTCATCAGCGAGAGTTGGCAGAAGATCTGAAAGCACAGATCATACTTGGGAACACATACCATTTATATTTAAGGCCGGGACTTGAAATTTTAAGCCGGGCAGGCGGGCTCCACAAGTTCATGAACTGGGACAGGCCCATCCTCACCGATAGCGGCGGATACCAGGTTTATTCCCTGTCAGCGATCCGGAAACTTAATCATGACGGAGTCACTTTCAGTTCGCACATTGACGGCTCACGCCACCTTTTCACACCTGAAAAAACAGTGGATATCCAGCGGATCATCGGTGCCGATATCATGATGGCGCTCGACGAATGCACTCCTTATCCCTGTGAGCACAAGGATGCTCTTAAATCGCTTAACCTCACACACGAATGGCTGGCCCGGGGATTTGAGCATTTCAACAAAACACAGCCGCTTTATGGTCACCCGCAGTCGTTCTTTCCCATATTGCAGGGAAGCACTTACAAAGATCTTCGAGAGGCTTCGGCCCGGGAAATTGCCTCTTATCCGGCTGACGGGTATGCCATTGGGGGACTTTCAGTAGGCGAGCCTGAACAAACCATGTATGAGATGACAGCCGTTGTCACGGCCATTCTTCCCCAGGATAAGCCTCGCTACCTAATGGGCGTCGGCACACCGGTTAACCTTCTTGAATCGATATCGCTGGGTATCGATATGTTCGACTGTGTTATGCCAACTCGGAACGCCCGCAATGGCATGCTGTTCACCCGGAACGGGGTGATGAATATGCGCAACAACAAGTGGAAAGATGATTTCAGTCCGATAGACCCTGAAAGTACCTGTTTTGCCGATCAGCAGTATTCAAGGGCCTATCTCCGCCACCTTATCATCTCGGGAGAAATTCTTGGCGCGCAAATTGCTACCCTTCATAATTTAAGTTTCTATCTTTGGCTTATGGAAGAGGCACGGAAACAAATAAAAGAAGGTACATTCACTCCATGGAAAAGTGAGATGATAAAAAAAATCACAACCCGGTTATGA
- a CDS encoding glycosyltransferase has protein sequence MLAFSDLFSDNQAVIALIILLVSFLIQLFYYLGFYLKFVLYTKNEVPVSKEPVSVIICARNEADNLETYLPLILEQDYPDFEVIVVNDCSTDNTEDVLKNLAKKYSRLRTTTIREDKKFSHGKKIAVTLGIKAAKNDRLVFIDGDCKPESNKWLSSMASHFSETTSIVLGYGGYFTQPGFLNRYIRYDTMMIALQYMSFALWKIPYMGVGRNLAYKKSLFYAGNGFSRHFHLASGDDDLFVNENATAINTEIEFSPESHTRTAPKESFDKWFFQKKRHFTTNRMYKATHKLLLGLEPVSRLLFYAGLIYLLIVPGYWLWVLMLFVLRLAIQLIVIKKTMARLNEKNLLLISLLFDLMSLFINFGLLVTSRTRPSNYQWK, from the coding sequence ATGTTGGCATTTTCTGATTTATTTTCTGATAACCAAGCCGTTATTGCACTGATAATACTGTTGGTTTCTTTTCTGATTCAACTTTTCTACTACCTTGGGTTCTACCTGAAATTCGTTTTATACACAAAAAATGAAGTTCCGGTTTCCAAAGAACCGGTATCCGTCATTATTTGTGCGCGCAATGAAGCGGATAACCTTGAAACTTACCTTCCGCTGATCCTGGAGCAGGATTATCCGGATTTTGAAGTAATTGTCGTGAACGACTGTTCTACAGATAATACGGAAGATGTGCTGAAGAACCTGGCAAAAAAATATTCCCGTCTCAGAACAACCACAATAAGGGAAGATAAAAAGTTTTCACATGGCAAAAAAATAGCAGTGACGCTTGGTATCAAGGCTGCCAAAAACGACAGGCTTGTTTTTATTGATGGCGACTGCAAACCTGAAAGCAACAAGTGGCTTAGTTCAATGGCCTCACATTTTTCAGAGACTACATCCATCGTTTTGGGTTATGGCGGCTACTTTACTCAGCCCGGGTTTCTGAACCGGTATATACGGTACGACACGATGATGATCGCTCTGCAATACATGAGTTTTGCATTATGGAAGATTCCTTATATGGGTGTGGGACGAAATCTTGCCTATAAGAAATCACTCTTTTATGCCGGAAACGGTTTTTCAAGGCACTTCCACCTGGCATCGGGCGATGATGATCTTTTTGTAAACGAGAATGCCACTGCCATAAACACCGAGATTGAATTTTCACCTGAAAGCCATACCCGCACCGCACCAAAGGAATCTTTTGACAAATGGTTTTTCCAGAAGAAAAGGCATTTCACAACAAACCGCATGTATAAGGCAACGCATAAACTGTTGCTCGGTCTTGAACCTGTCAGCCGGTTACTTTTCTACGCCGGGTTAATTTACCTGTTAATAGTTCCGGGTTATTGGCTCTGGGTTCTTATGCTGTTCGTACTGCGGTTGGCGATTCAGTTGATTGTTATTAAAAAAACTATGGCCAGGTTAAATGAGAAAAATTTATTATTAATTTCGTTGCTGTTTGACCTGATGTCCCTGTTCATTAATTTCGGCCTTCTGGTCACAAGCCGAACGAGACCGTCAAATTATCAATGGAAATAA
- a CDS encoding sigma-70 family RNA polymerase sigma factor codes for MEINQNLSEKAQRDYMLVQRATEGDQRAYAELMGRYRDAIYYMLLKMVNNASDAEDLTIEAFGKAFKNITQYAPNYAFSTWLFKIATNNCIDFIRKKKASHVSLDHSNEEHEKATKDIQAPVMDPEEKLINEQKIHLMRSLVSKLKPRYRKLIELRYFNELSYEEIAEELELPIGTVKAQLFRARELLFNILKNTTGKM; via the coding sequence ATGGAAATAAACCAAAATCTATCGGAAAAAGCTCAGCGCGATTACATGCTTGTTCAGCGCGCAACTGAAGGTGATCAGCGTGCATATGCTGAACTGATGGGCCGATACAGAGATGCTATTTATTATATGCTGCTGAAGATGGTAAACAATGCCAGCGATGCGGAAGATCTTACCATTGAAGCATTCGGAAAGGCCTTCAAGAACATCACACAATACGCGCCTAATTATGCCTTTAGCACATGGCTTTTCAAAATAGCCACAAATAATTGCATCGACTTCATCCGTAAGAAAAAGGCAAGCCATGTATCTCTTGATCACAGCAACGAGGAACATGAAAAAGCCACCAAGGATATACAGGCACCCGTTATGGACCCTGAGGAAAAGCTCATCAACGAGCAAAAGATACACCTCATGCGGTCATTGGTGTCGAAGCTTAAACCGCGGTACAGGAAACTCATTGAATTAAGGTATTTCAATGAACTTTCATATGAAGAAATTGCCGAGGAACTTGAATTACCCATTGGAACCGTAAAAGCCCAGCTTTTCAGGGCAAGGGAACTTCTCTTCAATATTCTCAAGAATACAACCGGTAAAATGTAA
- the rsmG gene encoding 16S rRNA (guanine(527)-N(7))-methyltransferase RsmG, with translation MEIIGKYFSLSPEQAVIFEKLGPLYTFWNERINVISRKDIENLYEHHILHSLSIAKIIPFKPGTTILDAGTGGGFPGIPLAILFPGCRFVLADSIKKKITVVNEIIRETGIKNCETRNMRLEEVKDKVDFVVCRAVTALPELLKLVRKNITAGGQNILKNGLLALKGGELEEELRPVKERSVVYKLSDYFEEPFFETKRMVYIPSR, from the coding sequence ATGGAGATCATCGGGAAATACTTCTCGTTATCACCTGAACAGGCCGTTATATTCGAAAAACTCGGTCCGCTTTACACCTTCTGGAATGAACGGATCAATGTAATATCACGTAAGGATATTGAAAATCTTTATGAGCATCATATTCTTCATTCTCTTTCGATAGCGAAAATCATACCGTTCAAACCAGGAACGACCATCCTTGATGCGGGTACAGGAGGCGGTTTTCCGGGAATTCCACTGGCCATACTATTTCCTGGCTGCCGTTTTGTCCTTGCTGATTCAATTAAGAAAAAGATAACCGTAGTAAATGAAATCATCAGGGAAACTGGCATAAAGAACTGTGAAACCCGGAATATGAGGCTCGAAGAAGTGAAGGATAAGGTTGATTTTGTAGTTTGCCGGGCGGTTACAGCACTGCCTGAATTATTGAAACTGGTCAGAAAAAATATTACTGCAGGCGGACAAAATATTTTAAAGAACGGCTTGCTGGCTTTAAAAGGTGGAGAACTCGAAGAAGAACTCAGGCCGGTTAAAGAAAGATCGGTGGTATATAAGTTGAGTGACTATTTTGAAGAGCCGTTCTTTGAGACCAAAAGGATGGTTTATATCCCGTCACGCTGA
- a CDS encoding fibrobacter succinogenes major paralogous domain-containing protein, whose product MKTILILLSFLFTFLSCSKEDDSLITDYDGNEYHTVKIGSQTWMVENLSVTHYNDGTPIENLKNVNDWINNDSTGGYCWYNNDESTNKIPYGALYNYKAISDERFCPKGWHVPNDSEWRELIEFLGGDSISAAKLKETGTSHWRFNTGTNESGFKALPGGYRWVDFYNLTFAGFFWSKSSTESVTSMCIITSESTIYKYTYGYGLSVRCLKD is encoded by the coding sequence ATGAAAACTATACTTATACTTCTGTCTTTTTTGTTTACATTTTTGTCGTGCAGTAAAGAAGACGATTCTTTGATTACAGATTATGATGGTAATGAATACCACACTGTTAAAATTGGATCACAAACCTGGATGGTTGAAAATCTCAGCGTAACTCATTATAATGACGGTACACCGATTGAAAATCTAAAAAATGTAAATGATTGGATAAATAATGATTCTACCGGAGGATATTGTTGGTATAACAATGATGAATCCACCAACAAAATCCCTTACGGAGCTTTGTATAATTACAAAGCAATTTCTGATGAAAGGTTTTGCCCAAAAGGCTGGCATGTTCCGAATGATTCGGAATGGCGAGAACTCATTGAATTTCTTGGTGGAGACAGCATTTCTGCTGCAAAATTAAAGGAAACAGGAACTTCACACTGGCGTTTTAATACTGGCACAAATGAAAGCGGATTTAAGGCATTACCAGGCGGTTACCGGTGGGTGGACTTTTATAATCTTACTTTTGCAGGATTCTTTTGGAGTAAGTCATCAACAGAATCGGTTACCAGCATGTGTATAATCACATCGGAAAGCACAATATACAAGTATACTTATGGTTATGGGTTATCAGTGAGATGTCTCAAGGATTAA
- a CDS encoding fibrobacter succinogenes major paralogous domain-containing protein: MKKQKTFQHFFLAFSVIVFLITCKKEDDSNVIIDGDGNVYSSVKIGNQEWLTENLKTTRYNDGTPIPVLKQNEDWYNVNGPACCWYNNDSVGNEVYGLLYNLYAVSSPKLCPKGWHIPTENEWKELFTYLGGEKIASNKLKEPGNAHWLSVSSDVTNETGFTALPGGYRGYEGNFGSLRFFGYWWAAPFGTSDHSSTVCMSYDCGEIYWGAHIGEIGLSVRCVKN; the protein is encoded by the coding sequence ATGAAAAAGCAAAAAACTTTTCAACACTTTTTTTTGGCATTCTCCGTAATTGTTTTTCTCATCACATGTAAAAAAGAAGATGATTCCAATGTAATTATAGATGGAGATGGCAATGTATACTCAAGTGTAAAAATCGGCAACCAGGAATGGTTAACAGAAAATCTTAAAACAACCCGGTACAATGACGGCACGCCTATTCCTGTTTTAAAGCAAAATGAAGATTGGTATAACGTAAATGGTCCAGCCTGCTGCTGGTATAACAATGATTCTGTTGGCAATGAAGTCTATGGTTTACTATATAATCTTTATGCAGTAAGCAGCCCGAAACTATGTCCTAAAGGCTGGCATATTCCTACAGAAAACGAATGGAAGGAGTTATTTACGTATTTAGGGGGTGAAAAAATTGCTTCCAACAAACTAAAGGAACCAGGCAATGCGCATTGGTTAAGTGTAAGCAGTGATGTTACAAACGAAACTGGATTTACAGCACTACCCGGCGGATATCGGGGATATGAAGGTAATTTTGGAAGTCTCAGATTTTTTGGATATTGGTGGGCTGCTCCGTTTGGAACATCCGACCACTCATCAACAGTTTGCATGAGTTATGACTGCGGAGAGATTTATTGGGGCGCTCATATCGGTGAGATAGGACTATCAGTACGATGTGTTAAAAATTAA
- the bcp gene encoding thioredoxin-dependent thiol peroxidase — translation MEQLKEGDKAPLFRGRDQDEKWIGLEDFKGKKVILYFYPKDDTPGCTAEACNLRDNYEYLLEKGFAIIGVSPDNEKSHAKFKSKFYLPFSLIADPEAKIIQMYNAWGEKNMYGKKYMGVLRSTFVIDENGKILKIFKKVDTHNHTQQIVDELAIK, via the coding sequence ATGGAACAACTTAAGGAAGGCGACAAAGCGCCATTATTCAGAGGCAGGGATCAGGACGAAAAATGGATTGGTCTTGAAGATTTTAAGGGCAAAAAAGTAATCCTTTATTTTTATCCGAAAGATGATACTCCCGGTTGTACTGCTGAAGCCTGCAATCTGCGCGATAATTATGAATACCTTTTAGAGAAAGGATTTGCCATTATCGGTGTAAGTCCCGACAATGAAAAATCGCACGCCAAATTCAAGAGCAAATTTTATCTGCCCTTCAGCCTGATTGCTGATCCCGAAGCCAAAATCATCCAGATGTACAACGCCTGGGGTGAAAAGAACATGTATGGTAAAAAATATATGGGTGTATTGCGGTCAACCTTCGTCATTGATGAGAACGGTAAAATTCTTAAGATCTTTAAAAAAGTAGACACACATAATCACACTCAACAAATAGTTGACGAATTGGCAATTAAATAA
- the recA gene encoding recombinase RecA, which produces MAKEQTIDDVRKEKLKSLETTLGKIEKDFGKGAIMKLGDQAVVTVGSIPSGSLALDVALGVGGYPRGRVVEIFGPESSGKTTLAIHAIAQAQKLGGIAAFIDAEHAFDSTYALKLGVDIQNLLISQPDNGEQALEIADHLIRSGAIDIIVIDSVAALTPKAEIEGEMGDSKLGLQARLMSQALRKLTATISKTNTCCIFINQLREKIGVMFGNPETTTGGNALKFYASVRLDIRKVNQIKEGEEVFGNRTKVKVVKNKLAPPFRKAEFDILYGEGISRTGEIIDLATELEIVKKSGSWFSYGETRLGQGRDAVKQLIADNPELSEEIEKKIVEKLK; this is translated from the coding sequence ATGGCAAAAGAACAAACCATCGACGACGTTAGGAAAGAAAAACTTAAATCGCTCGAAACAACCCTCGGTAAAATTGAAAAAGATTTTGGCAAGGGTGCAATAATGAAATTGGGCGATCAGGCAGTAGTTACCGTTGGCTCAATACCCTCCGGTTCACTGGCACTTGATGTGGCCCTTGGCGTTGGCGGATATCCCCGTGGCAGGGTCGTTGAAATATTCGGTCCCGAATCATCCGGAAAAACGACACTGGCGATTCATGCCATTGCGCAGGCACAGAAGTTAGGCGGAATTGCTGCTTTCATAGATGCGGAGCATGCGTTCGACAGCACCTATGCCCTGAAACTGGGTGTTGACATTCAAAACCTGCTGATATCACAGCCCGACAACGGAGAACAGGCTCTTGAAATAGCCGATCACCTGATCCGTTCGGGTGCCATTGATATAATCGTAATCGATTCCGTTGCCGCACTTACTCCCAAAGCTGAAATCGAAGGTGAAATGGGCGATTCGAAGCTCGGTCTCCAGGCCCGTCTTATGTCACAGGCTCTCAGAAAGCTTACAGCAACCATCAGCAAAACCAATACCTGCTGTATTTTTATCAACCAGCTGCGTGAGAAAATCGGCGTCATGTTCGGCAATCCCGAAACGACGACCGGTGGTAATGCTTTGAAATTTTATGCATCGGTACGCCTGGATATCCGTAAGGTAAACCAGATAAAAGAAGGTGAAGAAGTATTCGGAAACCGCACCAAGGTAAAAGTTGTAAAGAATAAGCTGGCTCCTCCTTTCCGCAAAGCCGAATTCGATATTCTTTATGGTGAAGGCATTTCACGCACAGGTGAAATTATTGACCTTGCCACCGAACTTGAAATCGTAAAGAAAAGCGGTTCATGGTTCAGCTACGGTGAAACCAGGCTCGGCCAGGGTCGTGATGCGGTAAAACAGCTGATAGCCGACAATCCGGAATTATCAGAAGAGATTGAAAAGAAGATTGTTGAGAAATTGAAGTAG
- a CDS encoding acyl-ACP thioesterase domain-containing protein, whose product MQTKTYLPVWREKFTVRSYDIGLNARMRISSICSYFQEIANKHATHLDAGYHFMHETGRVWVLSKLFMTIHKTPAWGTEFFAETWPLGLERIFFRRDYRMDDGENTLVTATSWWILLDLNTRRPTVFHLNEEVLNQNQGRHSMVMPADGFSGVESESFKLRQAVFSDLDQNRHVNNARYAEWIFDVLDEDVLDQKPPVSFAIEYKHEVKAGDSVELRTQRNDTDGIIYDVEGKLAGTGQVCVRARVGF is encoded by the coding sequence ATGCAAACGAAAACCTACCTGCCGGTCTGGCGGGAAAAATTCACTGTCCGCTCTTATGATATCGGGCTGAATGCCCGGATGCGCATAAGCAGTATTTGCAGCTATTTCCAGGAAATTGCGAATAAACACGCCACCCACCTGGATGCAGGCTACCATTTTATGCATGAAACAGGAAGAGTGTGGGTACTTTCAAAGTTATTCATGACAATTCACAAAACTCCGGCATGGGGAACCGAATTTTTTGCCGAAACCTGGCCGCTCGGACTTGAAAGGATCTTCTTCCGCAGGGATTACAGGATGGATGATGGGGAAAATACACTTGTCACGGCAACTTCATGGTGGATTTTACTGGATTTGAATACAAGGCGGCCGACAGTGTTTCATCTGAATGAGGAGGTGTTAAACCAGAACCAGGGAAGGCATTCCATGGTAATGCCGGCTGACGGTTTTTCGGGTGTTGAATCCGAATCATTTAAGTTGAGACAGGCTGTTTTCAGCGATCTTGATCAGAACCGGCATGTGAACAATGCCCGGTATGCCGAGTGGATCTTTGATGTGCTGGATGAAGATGTGCTTGATCAGAAACCCCCTGTCTCTTTTGCTATTGAATATAAACATGAAGTAAAAGCCGGCGATAGCGTTGAATTGCGAACGCAACGCAACGATACCGATGGCATTATATATGATGTAGAAGGCAAACTCGCCGGTACCGGCCAGGTTTGTGTAAGGGCGAGGGTAGGGTTTTAG
- a CDS encoding 4Fe-4S binding protein, with protein MAYVISNDCSACGTCIAECPSEAISEGDIYKIDPDKCIDCGACADVCPTESIHPA; from the coding sequence ATGGCTTATGTAATTAGTAATGATTGCAGTGCATGTGGCACTTGCATTGCTGAATGCCCTTCGGAAGCAATAAGTGAAGGCGACATCTATAAAATTGATCCTGATAAATGCATCGATTGCGGTGCATGTGCTGATGTTTGCCCCACCGAGTCCATTCATCCTGCATAA